TATCGCTGGACGAAACGCTGTTCGAGGAAATCGGCACGCTGATGCCGGAAGACGATCCCGAGCCGACTTTCAGCGAATATCTGCCCAATAAAATGAGCTACTGGTCGGCCGATGCGCCGATCGCGCCGCGCTATTTCCCGTACAACCGCTGCGGCGTGTGGCAATGCACGACGTGCGGGCGACTGTACTTGCGCTACGTCGAAGGTGGTGGGTATTTTGTCGATCGAAGGATTCGCGCGGTGAACGCTGACCTGATAGAAGACGTGCCGCTGTCCGCATGACGCGGGTTGCCATAGCCGCGGCTCATGCGTCGCCCTTGCCGCCCGCGCGCGCGACGCTCAGCAGCTCTCTGACGCGGCGCGCGAGCTTCGACAGCACACCGCCCGCTGATTGAGTCCCGGCCTGCTGCCGGTGCGGCATACGCTGCAGATCGTACCAATCGCTATCGAGCGCCCTCGCGTGACCCTCCGCGCTGAACGGCCATTCGACCACCACCGCGCGCAAGCGCGCGGCATGCGAGCTCCTGTCCGCACGATCGATATACGCATTGATCTCCGACGCCTCGTGCCGCGCCGCCTCCTCCGAATCGACGGCAATGAAGTCGTTGAGTCCTTCGATGTGGACGCACCATAACTGTTCGCTCACGTCGCGTCTCCCGCTGCCTGTTTCAGCCGCTTCAACTACCGAGAAAAACTCAACGCACGGACCCAAGCCGTTCCCATTTCAGATCCGAAAAGCACGGGCCCTGCGTCGCCTCGCTGAACTTCACGTCGTTGTGCCCGCCGTTCCACTCCATCACCTGCACGCGCTCGTTCGCATCGACCGTGACGTCCCAGCCGACACAGCGCGCGAATGGAATCTTCCGGTGCAGCCGCAGCACCAGGGCGACACATTGCTCGAACTGCGGAATCCTGACGCCGGCAAAGCGCACGCCCGAATCCGGATGCGCCGTGACAGCACCCCAGTTCGCATAACCTTCGTCGTACAGTTCGCCGGTTTCGAGCTTGACCGCCACACAGATTTGCCGCCGGCTCTGGATGTGCGTATCGTCTGCTCTGCCGAGCCTCAGGTAACAGGACCGAAGGGAGATGCAGCCGCTGTCGTCCACCACGGTCGTGAGGCGCAGCGTTGCCACGGGCTTCGAAGCAAATGCGCTGAACAGAGGGTGCTGAACGATGAATGCCTGAATCACACCGTTGCCAAGCGCCCGGATGCGCGCGGGATCGAAACTCGCCTTGTCGAAGAAATGGACGCCATTGCCCTGCTTCGAGCCGTCGAGCTTGAAGATCACGCGCTCGGCATGCTCGAACACGACTTCTTTCAATTCGCGATCGGGGACCACGACGCTTTTGTCCGTGAAGAACAGCCCATTGGCGAAGTACGCGATATCGGGCAATGCGTCGCCGCCGAAAAGCTGTTGCGAGATCGGCTTCAGGTCCGAGATCTTCCCGTACAAGCCTTTCAACTTCGGCACGACGACGATGGCGTAGTAGTTGTCCGGGATCCATCCTTCCTTGAATGTGTCGCAAAACGCGGTGTACACGCGCAGCCACGGCGCGTAGACAGGGTCGCCGAATACATCGCGCGCATAGGCGTCCGCGAGCCGCAGATTCGCCGGGTTGGCCTTGCCGTGTCTGTCTTCGAGCACCTGCAATATCTTTCTCGCCTGTGCGCCGTGGTCAAGGTGAAACCGGTACAGCGAGACCCGCTTCGCGGAGCGCCTGACTACTTCTTCAACGCCGGATAGCATCATGCTCAGTAAGCGTTCGGATGATGAAGCCCCTTGAAAATCGTGGCCAGGATGATCCTCACGTCGAGCCAGAACGACCAGTTTTGCAGGTAATACAGATCGTGCGCGACGCGGCCTTGCATCTTTTCGAGGCGATCGGTCTCGCCGCGATATCCGTTGATCTGCGCCCAGCCGGTAATGCCAGGTTTGATCCGATAACGGTGGATATAACCCGAAACGATGTTCTGATAGAGATCGTCGTGTTCGAGCGCATGAGGACGCGGCCCCACCACCGACATATCACCTCGTAGCACGTTGAAGAACTGCGGCAGTTCGTCGAGACTCGTGCGGCGCAGGAACGCGCCAACGGTCGTGACGCGTGGATCGTCGCGCGTGGCCTGTTCGAGAATGCCCGGTTTCTGTTCGTGCAGCCGCATCGTGCGGAACTTGTAGATCGTAAATACGCGGCCGTCGGCCCCTTTGCGCCGCTGCCTGAAGAACACCGGCCCGCGTGAACTCAGTTTCACGGCAATCGCACAGACCAGCAGAATCGGCGAGATCGCAATCAACGCGACCATCGCGAACAGACGGTCGAACAGCTCTTTCTGCACCAACGCATTCGGCGGCAGCGGCGACGCGGCGAGATTGATCGTCGGCAAGCCGAGCAACTCGGTCATGCTGCCTTCGAATAGCGCAAGCGTGCGCACATCGGGCATGAAGCGCACGTTGATCAGGTCGTTGCGAAACTCAGCGGCCAGATTAAGAATCGCGCGCTCCTCGGTGAGCGGCAGTGCCAGCCATACTTCGCCGATCTGGTGTTCCCGCACGTAGCGAGCGAACGCACCCTGTTCTTCGAAGACCTGTACCGACGAGCGCGACGGAATACAGCAGCCCGGATGCAGGTTATACAACGCGTTCGCGCGGAAACCGGCGGCCGGCGACATCTCGATCTTCCGGATGATCTCATCGCAATGGTCGCCGCATGCCGCCACCGCGACCTGCTGCAAGTTCATCCCCGCATGACGCATGCGGCCGAGCAGCGCATGCGTTACCATCCGGCCGGCCATCATCGCGGCGCCCGAGATACCGGTCCAATAGACGAACCAGAGCCGCGACACGAAGTCGATCCGGTGCAGCGAGAACATCAGCACCATCGCGCAGGTCTGCACGACGATCCAACCGAGCGCCACGTGGCCCGCGAGCGCTCTTTTCGAGCGCCCGCGCCACGATTCGTAAACACCGAACACCGGAAACACCGCGAGAGCAAATGCGGCGCCAAACGCGACGAACGCGAGGTAGAAGCTCCGCTGCGAGCCGCCGTCGAAGCGGATCTGCGAGGCCGCGAAGGCACCCGCCACGATCATCGCGACATCGAACGCTCTCGCCAGTAGACCAGTCAGCGATCGCATCACAGCCCCCTCATAGCTGGTATCAGGTCGACCCCGTCGCATCAGCCGCAACGCCCGTACTTGTCGTCGAAACGGACGATGTCGTCTTCGCCGAGATAAGCGCCGGACTGTACTTCGATGATCTGCAGCGGCACGCGACCCGGATTTTCGAGCCGATGAAGCACACCCAGCGGGATATAGGTCGACTGGTTTTCGCCGAGAAGAAACTGCTCTTCTCCACGCGTGACGAGTGCCGTTCCGCACACGACCACCCAGTGCTCGGCGCGATGATGATGCATCTGTAACGACAGGCGCCCGCCCGGCATCACGACGATACGCTTCACCTGAAAGCGCTCGCCATGATCGATCGAGTCGTAAAAGCCCCACGGGCGGCGGACTTTTCTGTGCGCATCGGCTTCCGGCGATTTCTCGCGCCTGATCCGCGTCACGAGTTCCTTGACGTCCTGCACATGCGATCGATCCGCCACGAGCACCGCGTCGTCGGTATCGATCACGATCATGTTGCTGGTACCGACGCAGGCGAGAAGCCTGCCTCCTTGCGAGCGTGCGTAAGTCGCGGTGGCCCCTTCGAACAGCACGCGGCCGCTCGCGGCGTTACCGCAGTCATCCTTCTCCATCGCTTGCCATACCGCATCCCACGAGCCGAGATCGGACCAGCCCGCTTCGAGCGGCACCACCACGCCGGAACCCGCCGACTCCGGTTTGCCGAGCTGCTCCATTACCGCATAGTCGATCGAGTCGGATGGAGAACGCAAAAACGCGTCGGCCTCCGGCATGATGCATTCTTCGGTCTTCTTCGCGTCGCGCCACGCATCGACACAAGCCGTATGCATGTCCGGCTGGAACTGCTCGATGATGGATAACCACACCGACGCACGCACGACAAAGATGCCGCTATTCCACCAGTAATTGCCCGATGCGACGTACTGGGCCGCGAGTTCCGCCGCGGGCTTCTCGACGAAGCGCTCGATGCGCCGCGCACCATCGGGTAACACATCGCCGAGGCGGATATAACCGAAGCCCGTGTCGGGTCGTTCCGGCGGTACGCCTAGCGTGACGATCGCGCCGTCGCGCGCATGCGTCGCCGCAATGTCGAGCGCGTGATGAAGCCCTTCGAGATTCGCTATCGCATGGTCGGCGGGCATTGCCACCAGGATTGCGTCCTCGTCCTGAGCGCGTGCCGTCAGCGCGGCAAGCGTGAGGGCCGGCGCGGTATCACGACGCGCGGGCTCGACCACGATCCGCGCATTCACGCCGATTTCGCGTGCCTGCTCATAAGTGGCGAAATAATGCTCGGTGCCGCAGACAATCACGGGATCGGCCGCGACGTTCCATGCGCCTTCAAAACCGGCCATGCGCCCCATCGTTGCCTGCAACAAAGTCTGGTTGCCGATCACGTCGATCAGCTGCTTGGGAAACTGTTCGCGCGACACCGGCCACAAGCGGGTGCCGGAACCACCAGCGAGAATCACCTGCACGAGCAGCGGATACCCCGCCTCGGCAGAGTCCTGCCGTTTCGTTTCGACATCCGTCGCGGCTGCTGCTGCCGTAACCTTGCCCATCGCTCACTCCTTCGCATTGAAACCCGCTCGGGAACGCATCTCCCTGAACGACACCGCATAACGCGGTGCGTCGCGATTCACACAAACACCGTCTCATATGATTTATTGATCGGGACGTCCGCGTCAGACGGATCAGACCAGTCGTTCAGTTCGCAGTGAAAAGACGCATGCACCGACGCCGAATCCGGCTCGATCGGGAAGTACGGAAACTGACTGGCCGGATCGCAGTGGTCTGCTCGACAACGACGACCGGAAAACGATTGAAATGCAAGAACGAACGCGGCAACGACGTGCATCGGATCGGGGCGACGTCGTGTCGCGATGAGTTCAATCATAGTGAGGCCATATTTCATTGCAGCGCACCTGGCGCGAAGCGAGGAAGTTTTGGCGGCGCTCGCGGACACCTTTTCGCAAGCTTGCGAACGAGCTTGCACCTCTATTGCAGGGGATGCGCACGGTTGAAAACAAGCGGTGACACGTGCTACCGTTTAATGAATGTCCCGTGGCATTCATGTCAAGGTCGTACGATATGATCCCATGCGGCCACACCGTGCGTCTCCGCTTTTCCCAATCCGGCCATCATCCAGCGCATGGGCACATCCCCGACCGGCGCGCCGTCCGTTTTTCCGGAGTTGCAATGGCCTATATTTCGCTACTCGCACTTTTTCTGACGGTCACGAATCTGGTGCCCATCAGTGCGATCGGCTTTGTCCCGCTGCTGTTGTGCGCGTGGCGCTTTTATGGCCGCAGTTACCCCGCGTTCATGGCGCCGCTTACGGCTTTCACCGCGCTTGCGATCGTCTCGACGCTGTTCTACGATCCGCAGTCGTTTCTTGAATTCGATTTCTATCGGCGCGACGGCAACTTTTTCGTCTCCTATGCGCCCATTTTTGCCGGTTGCTTATATGCGCACCGCTGGGATATGAACAAGGTACTGCGCGCGTTTTTCATGTTCGCTGTCCTGACCAACCTGCCGATGTACGCGTACTACATCGTCGAGAACGGTCTGCTCAGCATCTTCACCAACCCCGACGACAGCTTCGGCAGCTACTTCATTGCCCGTAATGCGGCCGGTGGCTTCTTCGCGATGCTGTTCTGTCTCGGCGTGGCCTGCTACCTGCAAAAGCGCAGCAGGCTGCTGATCGCGCTGCTCGCCTGTAATGCGCTGATGCTGTTTTCCACCTATAGTCGCGGCTCGCTGCTCGGCGCCGCGGCCGTGCTGCCGTATCTGTACTTTGGCCGCAAGCGCTGGATGCTCGGGTCGATGATCGCCGTGATGCTGGTCGCGTCGTTCGCGGTGGCGATTTATCATACCGAGCCGACCGTCGACTACATGGGCTATACGTTCTCGATTCACAATCGGGACGCCAAGCTCGCCAACCTCAACATTCGCTATGAGTGGCTGTGGCCGCGAGCGCTCGCGTATTTCGAACAGAGCCCGATCGTCGGTCTCGGCTTTGGCTCCTTCGACGACCATATCGGCAGCCTCACCTCGTACTTCCATCTGTTCGCCGTGCCGTCCGATGTCGTGATCGAGCACAGCGATTCGCATGCTCACAACTCGTACCTGAATATCCTCGCCGAGCTCGGCGTGGTGGGCCTCGCGCTGATCCTCGCGTTTTACTGGAAACTCGTCGAGTGGAGCAAGCAGGGTGCGGCGTTTGCCGCGTTGGTCGAGGGGGGACGCCATTTCGCGGCGTTCCGCTTCGTGGAGATTTCGTCGGTTTGCCTGCTCGTGATGTCGGCAACCGAGCATCGGCTGGTCACGCCGTCGAACGTGCTGATTCTGACTCTGGTCATCTCACTGCTGCTCGCCGCGCGTCCGCTCGCGGTTACCGCATTCAGGCCTGACCCGCGCGGATCGCGCAACGCAGGCGTGGCGGGTCAGCGGGCCGCACAGCCCCTGTCCCAGCGCCCTACTCAGGGCGTAACGTCGGCCAGATGACGTTCTTCGGCCGGCTGCGGCTGACTCTGTGCATACGGAAGAAACTGTTCGATGCACGCATACGGAAGCCGCGTATCGACGAAGCTCATCAGCGCCTTCTTGAAGTTCTCCGATGAGAAGCGCTCGGCATTCTTGCGGCAGGCGCGCGCGTCGAACAAGCCTGCATTGCTTTCGAACCGGCCGACGGCTTCAAGCAACGACGCGGTGGTTTGCTCGCCGAAGAAAACCCCGGTGGCCCGTTCGAGCGGCAAACCCACGACCGATTCAAGCAC
The genomic region above belongs to Paraburkholderia sp. HP33-1 and contains:
- a CDS encoding sugar-transfer associated ATP-grasp domain-containing protein, whose protein sequence is MMLSGVEEVVRRSAKRVSLYRFHLDHGAQARKILQVLEDRHGKANPANLRLADAYARDVFGDPVYAPWLRVYTAFCDTFKEGWIPDNYYAIVVVPKLKGLYGKISDLKPISQQLFGGDALPDIAYFANGLFFTDKSVVVPDRELKEVVFEHAERVIFKLDGSKQGNGVHFFDKASFDPARIRALGNGVIQAFIVQHPLFSAFASKPVATLRLTTVVDDSGCISLRSCYLRLGRADDTHIQSRRQICVAVKLETGELYDEGYANWGAVTAHPDSGVRFAGVRIPQFEQCVALVLRLHRKIPFARCVGWDVTVDANERVQVMEWNGGHNDVKFSEATQGPCFSDLKWERLGSVR
- a CDS encoding undecaprenyl-phosphate glucose phosphotransferase, translating into MRSLTGLLARAFDVAMIVAGAFAASQIRFDGGSQRSFYLAFVAFGAAFALAVFPVFGVYESWRGRSKRALAGHVALGWIVVQTCAMVLMFSLHRIDFVSRLWFVYWTGISGAAMMAGRMVTHALLGRMRHAGMNLQQVAVAACGDHCDEIIRKIEMSPAAGFRANALYNLHPGCCIPSRSSVQVFEEQGAFARYVREHQIGEVWLALPLTEERAILNLAAEFRNDLINVRFMPDVRTLALFEGSMTELLGLPTINLAASPLPPNALVQKELFDRLFAMVALIAISPILLVCAIAVKLSSRGPVFFRQRRKGADGRVFTIYKFRTMRLHEQKPGILEQATRDDPRVTTVGAFLRRTSLDELPQFFNVLRGDMSVVGPRPHALEHDDLYQNIVSGYIHRYRIKPGITGWAQINGYRGETDRLEKMQGRVAHDLYYLQNWSFWLDVRIILATIFKGLHHPNAY
- a CDS encoding mannose-1-phosphate guanylyltransferase/mannose-6-phosphate isomerase, whose translation is MGKVTAAAAATDVETKRQDSAEAGYPLLVQVILAGGSGTRLWPVSREQFPKQLIDVIGNQTLLQATMGRMAGFEGAWNVAADPVIVCGTEHYFATYEQAREIGVNARIVVEPARRDTAPALTLAALTARAQDEDAILVAMPADHAIANLEGLHHALDIAATHARDGAIVTLGVPPERPDTGFGYIRLGDVLPDGARRIERFVEKPAAELAAQYVASGNYWWNSGIFVVRASVWLSIIEQFQPDMHTACVDAWRDAKKTEECIMPEADAFLRSPSDSIDYAVMEQLGKPESAGSGVVVPLEAGWSDLGSWDAVWQAMEKDDCGNAASGRVLFEGATATYARSQGGRLLACVGTSNMIVIDTDDAVLVADRSHVQDVKELVTRIRREKSPEADAHRKVRRPWGFYDSIDHGERFQVKRIVVMPGGRLSLQMHHHRAEHWVVVCGTALVTRGEEQFLLGENQSTYIPLGVLHRLENPGRVPLQIIEVQSGAYLGEDDIVRFDDKYGRCG
- a CDS encoding O-antigen ligase family protein, with product MAYISLLALFLTVTNLVPISAIGFVPLLLCAWRFYGRSYPAFMAPLTAFTALAIVSTLFYDPQSFLEFDFYRRDGNFFVSYAPIFAGCLYAHRWDMNKVLRAFFMFAVLTNLPMYAYYIVENGLLSIFTNPDDSFGSYFIARNAAGGFFAMLFCLGVACYLQKRSRLLIALLACNALMLFSTYSRGSLLGAAAVLPYLYFGRKRWMLGSMIAVMLVASFAVAIYHTEPTVDYMGYTFSIHNRDAKLANLNIRYEWLWPRALAYFEQSPIVGLGFGSFDDHIGSLTSYFHLFAVPSDVVIEHSDSHAHNSYLNILAELGVVGLALILAFYWKLVEWSKQGAAFAALVEGGRHFAAFRFVEISSVCLLVMSATEHRLVTPSNVLILTLVISLLLAARPLAVTAFRPDPRGSRNAGVAGQRAAQPLSQRPTQGVTSAR